A genomic stretch from Tissierellales bacterium includes:
- the csrA gene encoding carbon storage regulator CsrA: protein MLVLSRKKNESIMIGKDIEIVVSEIEDGKVKLGIKAPKDIEIHRKEIFEEIQEENRAAMSKKNVDLKSVKKVFNK from the coding sequence ATGCTAGTACTGTCTAGAAAAAAGAACGAGAGCATAATGATTGGCAAGGATATAGAGATTGTAGTTTCAGAGATTGAAGATGGCAAAGTGAAGCTAGGGATAAAGGCTCCAAAAGATATTGAAATTCACAGAAAAGAAATATTTGAAGAGATACAAGAAGAAAATAGAGCAGCCATGAGTAAAAAGAATGTGGATTTGAAGTCAGTTAAAAAAGTATTTAATAAATAG
- the fliW gene encoding flagellar assembly protein FliW, whose product MKLDTSYFGEIKIDEEAILEFSEGILAFENLRKFVIIDSQEEELPFKWLQSVDEGDISFIMIDPFLFKPDYEVELSDQVIEKLEIESEEDVAIYTLLVIPENVNEMTANLAGPIVINFKKKLGKQVVLEDKRYHTKHRVIADTRKEDRNASTV is encoded by the coding sequence TTGAAGCTTGATACAAGTTATTTTGGAGAAATAAAAATAGATGAAGAAGCTATATTAGAGTTTTCAGAAGGCATATTGGCGTTTGAAAATTTAAGAAAATTTGTCATAATCGATAGCCAAGAAGAAGAATTGCCATTTAAATGGTTACAATCAGTAGACGAAGGGGATATATCATTTATTATGATTGATCCATTTCTATTTAAACCAGATTATGAGGTTGAACTTAGTGATCAGGTGATAGAGAAATTAGAAATTGAAAGCGAAGAGGATGTTGCCATATATACTCTCTTAGTTATCCCGGAAAATGTCAATGAAATGACAGCCAATCTCGCAGGGCCAATAGTTATAAATTTTAAGAAAAAACTTGGAAAACAAGTAGTATTAGAAGACAAACGCTATCATACAAAGCATAGAGTGATAGCAGATACTAGAAAGGAAGATCGAAATGCTAGTACTGTCTAG